A genomic segment from Nicotiana sylvestris chromosome 1, ASM39365v2, whole genome shotgun sequence encodes:
- the LOC138871792 gene encoding uncharacterized protein, translating into MSAPLENWEGQSTARPPLFNSQYYSWWKNRMRDHIIGEEYELWDIVTDGPLATTKKNDEGAYVPKTRADYTAKDLKKWEKNAKFKKWFVYGLGPDEYNRIQSCTTSKEIWDTLQVAHKGTLQVKRPRETLLYSQYENFTTKEGETIQEMYTRFTILINKLKSLGRIILEEDKIEKILTRVLPENHEDGCTQEGKKPSSQNI; encoded by the exons atgagtgcaccacttgaaaactgggaaggacaatctactgctaggcctccactctttaatagCCAGTACTATtcctggtggaagaacaggatgagagaccacatcataggagaagaatATGAACTTTGGGACATTGTTACCgatggtcccctggctactacaaagaagaatgatGAAGGAGCGTATGTGCCAAAGACGAGAGCTGACTATACTGCtaaagatttgaagaaatgggaaaagaatgccaagTTCAAGAAATGGTTTGTGTATGGActaggtccagacgagtacaatagaattcaaagttgtactactTCTAAGGAGATCTGGGACACTCTACAAGTGGCCCATAAAGGAACTCTTCAAGTAAAGAGACCAAGAGAAACACTGTTGTATTCTcagtatgagaatttcaccacGAAGGAAGGTGAAACCATCCAAGAAATGTACACAAGATTCACAATACTGATAAAtaaacttaagtctcttggaagaattattcttgaagaagacaagattgagaaaattttgacaagggtcttgcca gaaaaccatgaagatggatgcacccaagaaggaaagaagcctAGCTCTCAGAATATTTGA